A genome region from Corynebacterium uberis includes the following:
- the mqo gene encoding malate dehydrogenase (quinone), which yields MPDTTKITDEVDVALIGAGIMSATLGAMLRELAPEWSQLILERLDAPAEESSSPWNNAGTGHSALCEQNYTPEKNGKIDISKAVGINEKFQVTRQFWSHQVENGVLTNPREFINPVPHVSLAQGHEQVDFLRRRFDVLSKQALFPGMQFTDDPEVFSEKLPLMGRGRDFSEKVAISWTNVGTDINYGALTRQFLNAAQQAGTVIRYGTEVRNIKREGTGWKITSRNVHTGDLTTVRAKFVFVGAGGYALDLLRKAGVSEVRGIAGFPISGLWLRCTNEELINQHQAKVYGKARVGAPPMSVPHLDTRVIDGKRGLLFGPYGGWSPKFLKQGSYLDLFKSIRPDNIPSYLGVAVQEFGLTKYLVSEVVKNFDQRMDTLREYMPEADGKDWELVVAGQRVQVIQPAPAPRFGSLEFGTAVVNSADGSIAGLLGASPGASIAPAAMVELLERCFGENMIDWADKLYEMIPSYGRKLSGDPERFQQIWERTQKTLRLDGDNAVEL from the coding sequence GTGCCTGATACTACGAAGATCACTGACGAGGTCGACGTTGCACTCATCGGCGCGGGAATCATGAGCGCCACGCTGGGTGCCATGCTGCGCGAGCTTGCGCCGGAATGGAGCCAGCTCATCCTCGAGCGCCTGGACGCGCCAGCGGAGGAGTCCTCCTCGCCATGGAACAATGCCGGCACGGGGCACTCCGCGCTGTGTGAGCAAAACTACACCCCGGAAAAAAACGGCAAGATTGATATTTCTAAAGCCGTTGGCATCAATGAGAAGTTCCAGGTAACCCGCCAGTTCTGGTCCCACCAGGTAGAAAATGGTGTGCTGACCAACCCGCGGGAATTTATCAATCCCGTCCCGCACGTGTCCCTAGCGCAGGGCCACGAGCAGGTGGATTTCCTGCGGCGCCGCTTCGACGTGTTGAGCAAGCAGGCGCTGTTTCCGGGGATGCAGTTTACGGATGACCCGGAGGTGTTCTCAGAAAAGCTGCCGCTGATGGGGCGGGGGAGGGACTTCTCAGAAAAGGTCGCCATCTCCTGGACCAACGTCGGAACGGATATCAACTATGGCGCCTTAACTCGCCAGTTCCTTAATGCCGCTCAGCAGGCTGGCACCGTCATCCGCTACGGCACAGAGGTGCGCAACATCAAGCGGGAGGGCACGGGCTGGAAGATCACCTCCCGCAACGTGCATACCGGGGATCTGACCACGGTGCGCGCCAAGTTCGTCTTCGTGGGGGCGGGCGGCTACGCCCTGGATCTGTTGCGCAAGGCTGGGGTCTCTGAGGTTCGTGGCATTGCCGGTTTCCCCATCTCTGGGCTGTGGCTGCGCTGCACCAATGAGGAACTGATTAATCAGCACCAGGCGAAGGTGTATGGAAAGGCGCGGGTGGGGGCCCCGCCGATGTCCGTTCCGCACTTGGACACCCGCGTCATTGACGGCAAGCGAGGTCTGCTGTTTGGCCCCTATGGCGGCTGGAGCCCGAAGTTCCTCAAGCAGGGCTCGTACCTGGACCTGTTCAAGTCGATTCGCCCGGATAACATCCCGTCCTACTTGGGCGTGGCGGTCCAGGAGTTTGGGCTGACCAAGTATCTGGTCTCTGAGGTGGTCAAGAACTTTGACCAGCGGATGGATACCTTGCGCGAGTACATGCCCGAGGCTGACGGCAAGGACTGGGAGCTGGTGGTTGCCGGCCAGCGCGTGCAGGTCATCCAGCCTGCTCCCGCGCCGCGTTTCGGTTCGCTGGAGTTTGGTACCGCCGTGGTCAATAGCGCTGATGGCTCAATTGCTGGCCTGTTGGGTGCCTCCCCGGGAGCGTCTATTGCTCCGGCGGCGATGGTGGAGCTGCTGGAGCGCTGCTTCGGCGAGAACATGATCGATTGGGCGGACAAGCTCTATGAGATGATCCCCTCCTATGGTCGGAAGCTCTCCGGCGATCCTGAGCGTTTCCAGCAGATATGGGAGCGCACGCAAAAGACTCTGCGCCTTGACGGGGACAACGCCGTCGAGCTGTAG
- a CDS encoding response regulator transcription factor, producing MIRVGLVDDQPLVRAGFALLLGSQDDLTVSWQVDDGDQVPAQGPVDVVLMDVQMARVDGISATRELLARDEHVRVIMLTTFDDEDFVSGAIDAGASGFLLKDARPEELLDAVRVVHSGEAVLAPRVTARVLHRMRQPPDQPGMQRGGVDVLKELTVREREILTLIALGLNNEEIADREYVSMATVKTHVRHILMKTASRDRVQAVLTAFRSGLVTQDQLLSHPQG from the coding sequence GTGATTCGCGTTGGGCTTGTGGACGATCAGCCGCTGGTACGTGCCGGTTTTGCGCTGCTGCTGGGTTCTCAGGACGATCTGACGGTCTCGTGGCAGGTAGATGATGGTGACCAGGTCCCGGCTCAGGGTCCGGTGGACGTGGTGCTCATGGATGTTCAGATGGCGCGGGTGGACGGCATTAGCGCTACCCGTGAGTTGTTGGCCCGCGATGAGCATGTCCGCGTGATCATGCTCACCACCTTTGATGATGAGGACTTTGTCAGCGGGGCTATCGACGCCGGTGCGAGCGGCTTCCTGCTCAAGGATGCGCGCCCAGAGGAGCTTCTCGACGCCGTCCGGGTCGTCCATTCCGGTGAGGCGGTCCTCGCCCCACGGGTCACCGCTCGCGTGCTCCACCGCATGCGCCAGCCCCCGGATCAGCCCGGCATGCAGCGCGGGGGCGTGGATGTGCTCAAGGAGCTGACGGTTCGGGAGCGCGAGATTCTCACCCTCATTGCGTTGGGGCTGAATAATGAAGAGATTGCGGACCGCGAATATGTGTCTATGGCCACGGTGAAGACCCACGTGCGCCACATCTTGATGAAGACCGCCAGCCGGGACCGGGTGCAGGCGGTACTCACGGCGTTTCGCAGCGGCCTGGTCACTCAGGACCAACTGTTGTCTCATCCCCAGGGCTGA
- a CDS encoding proline--tRNA ligase: MITRLSTLFLRTLREDPADAEVPSHKLLVRAGYVRRVAPGVYSWLPLGLRTLRRIESVVREEMDGIGAQELLFPALLPREPYEVSHRWTEYGDSLLRLKDRKGADMLLGPTHEEMFTSAVKDLYSSYKDFPVTLYQVQTKYRDEERPRAGILRGREFVMKDSYSFDMDDAGLDESYARHRGAYQRIFDRLGVDYAICAATSGAMGGSASEEFLAYAETGEDTFVRATQGDYAANVEAVVTQVPAAQPIAGQPEATVHETPDASTMDTLVAWARDAGITIDGRPVELSDTLKCLVVTVTQPGGEPELTGILLPGDREADVKRLEASFEPAEVALADEDTFKDNPFLVKGYVGPKALAANGVRVLADPRVVEGSSWITGADEKNHHVVGMVCGRDFTPDGTVEVAEIKEGDPAPDGQGTLTLARGIEIGHIFQLGRKYTEAFDVQILDENGKRAVPTMGSYGVGVSRLVGVLAEQHHDDKGLIWPVAAAPYQVHVVAANKDAAAVAAAGDVADQLSAAGLDVLFDDRPKVSPGVKFKDAELLGMPFIVVLGRNFAEGNVELRVRGGKTSQVPVGEINDTVRQLVQEAQSRS; the protein is encoded by the coding sequence ATGATTACGCGCCTTTCCACCCTGTTTCTGCGCACGCTGCGCGAGGATCCCGCCGACGCTGAGGTCCCTAGCCACAAGCTGCTGGTCAGAGCCGGCTACGTGCGCCGCGTGGCCCCCGGCGTGTACTCCTGGCTGCCGCTGGGCCTGCGCACCCTGCGGCGCATCGAGTCAGTTGTGCGCGAGGAGATGGACGGCATCGGCGCCCAGGAGCTACTCTTCCCGGCCCTGCTGCCGCGCGAGCCCTACGAGGTGTCCCACCGCTGGACCGAATACGGCGACTCGCTGCTGCGACTCAAAGACCGCAAGGGCGCAGACATGCTGCTGGGGCCCACCCATGAGGAAATGTTCACCTCCGCGGTCAAGGACCTCTACTCCTCCTACAAGGATTTCCCGGTCACCCTCTACCAGGTGCAGACCAAGTACCGCGACGAGGAGCGCCCGCGCGCAGGTATCCTGCGCGGCCGCGAGTTTGTGATGAAAGACTCTTACTCCTTCGACATGGATGACGCCGGGCTGGACGAATCCTATGCGCGCCACCGCGGCGCCTACCAGCGCATCTTCGATCGCCTGGGGGTGGACTACGCCATCTGCGCGGCCACCTCCGGGGCGATGGGCGGATCCGCCTCCGAAGAGTTCCTGGCCTACGCCGAGACCGGCGAGGACACCTTCGTGCGCGCCACGCAGGGCGACTACGCCGCCAATGTCGAGGCAGTGGTCACCCAGGTGCCTGCGGCTCAGCCCATCGCGGGGCAACCGGAGGCCACGGTGCACGAGACCCCAGATGCCTCCACCATGGACACCCTGGTGGCGTGGGCCCGCGATGCGGGAATTACTATCGACGGCCGCCCGGTCGAGCTGTCCGATACCCTCAAGTGCCTCGTGGTCACCGTCACCCAACCAGGCGGCGAGCCCGAGCTGACCGGCATTCTGCTTCCCGGTGACCGGGAGGCGGACGTCAAACGCCTGGAGGCCTCCTTCGAGCCGGCGGAGGTTGCCCTTGCCGACGAGGACACCTTCAAGGACAACCCCTTCCTGGTCAAGGGCTACGTGGGGCCGAAGGCGCTGGCAGCCAACGGCGTGCGGGTCCTGGCCGACCCCCGCGTCGTGGAAGGAAGCTCCTGGATCACCGGCGCTGATGAGAAGAACCACCACGTCGTCGGCATGGTCTGCGGCCGGGACTTCACCCCCGATGGCACCGTCGAGGTCGCCGAGATCAAGGAAGGCGACCCGGCACCCGACGGGCAGGGCACCCTCACGCTGGCCCGCGGCATCGAGATCGGCCACATCTTCCAGCTGGGCCGCAAGTACACCGAGGCCTTCGACGTGCAGATCCTCGACGAAAACGGTAAGCGCGCCGTGCCCACCATGGGCTCCTACGGGGTGGGGGTGTCCCGCCTGGTGGGTGTGCTCGCCGAGCAGCACCACGATGACAAGGGCCTGATCTGGCCCGTGGCCGCGGCGCCCTACCAGGTGCACGTGGTGGCCGCGAACAAGGACGCCGCAGCGGTGGCGGCCGCCGGTGACGTTGCCGATCAGCTCAGCGCGGCGGGACTAGACGTCCTGTTTGATGATCGCCCCAAGGTCAGCCCGGGCGTGAAGTTCAAGGACGCTGAGCTGCTGGGCATGCCGTTCATCGTGGTGCTCGGCCGCAACTTCGCCGAGGGCAACGTGGAGCTGCGCGTGCGCGGCGGCAAGACCTCACAGGTGCCGGTCGGCGAGATCAACGACACTGTCCGCCAACTGGTCCAGGAGGCGCAGTCCCGCAGCTAG
- a CDS encoding sensor histidine kinase, whose translation MSVPSSSTSAPRDGGVAQTWMQRWVGPWWVVSAVVIIALVCTVGATSANVDAASPVEMVWTAVAVPVIVVAVLLNKRFPQGSVVVVGAALTLALCDASLRTHTLPPLCVSWAAWAVAFRCSARWRRFFATWMVAGVLTALGLQVAATRQYLELEFSAGVLVAALLDMGFFWLLGRTMRRRREDLAALRAKAELAGVLERTRIAREMHDIVAHSLSGVIAVADGARFAAAKNPDVAVEALATISEASRQALGQMRGLLSVLREDSPRQTHSAPGVAELASLVTDAQRAGLVVEVTGLDTVPRQLPELTQLTVYRTLQELLTNMLRYATARSGQIHIDGSGNPIRIESRNGVAPPARQDGSGFGLVGMRERVRAGGGRVTTQRTEDEFVVIAEVAW comes from the coding sequence ATGTCCGTGCCTTCATCCTCGACTTCTGCGCCGCGTGACGGTGGTGTGGCCCAGACGTGGATGCAACGGTGGGTCGGTCCGTGGTGGGTGGTCAGCGCGGTGGTCATTATCGCGCTGGTGTGCACGGTGGGGGCAACATCTGCGAATGTTGATGCTGCTTCGCCGGTGGAGATGGTGTGGACGGCGGTGGCCGTGCCGGTCATCGTGGTGGCTGTGCTGCTGAACAAGCGTTTTCCGCAGGGCTCGGTGGTTGTTGTTGGGGCGGCGCTGACGCTTGCTTTGTGCGATGCGTCACTGCGGACCCATACCCTTCCGCCTTTGTGCGTGTCCTGGGCGGCGTGGGCTGTTGCGTTTCGGTGCAGCGCCCGGTGGCGAAGGTTTTTTGCCACGTGGATGGTGGCGGGGGTCCTTACGGCGTTGGGGTTGCAGGTTGCGGCGACCCGGCAGTATTTGGAGTTGGAGTTTTCTGCCGGGGTGCTTGTTGCCGCGCTGCTGGATATGGGCTTCTTTTGGCTGTTGGGCCGCACGATGCGTCGGCGTCGGGAAGATCTTGCGGCTTTGCGGGCGAAGGCGGAGCTGGCCGGGGTGTTGGAGCGCACCCGCATTGCGCGCGAGATGCATGACATTGTGGCCCATTCGCTGTCTGGGGTCATTGCGGTGGCGGATGGTGCGCGGTTTGCGGCGGCGAAGAATCCCGATGTTGCGGTGGAGGCGTTGGCCACGATTTCGGAGGCCTCGCGCCAGGCGTTGGGGCAGATGCGGGGGTTGTTGTCGGTGCTGCGGGAGGATTCTCCGCGTCAGACGCATTCGGCTCCGGGGGTGGCAGAGCTTGCCTCCTTGGTCACTGATGCGCAGCGTGCCGGTCTTGTGGTGGAGGTCACGGGGTTGGATACGGTGCCGCGGCAGCTTCCGGAGTTGACGCAGTTGACGGTGTATCGCACATTGCAGGAGTTGTTGACCAACATGCTGCGCTATGCCACAGCGCGCTCGGGCCAGATTCACATTGATGGGTCGGGCAACCCCATTCGCATTGAGTCGCGCAACGGCGTGGCACCGCCGGCTCGACAGGACGGTTCTGGTTTTGGTTTGGTGGGGATGCGCGAGCGGGTGCGCGCCGGGGGTGGGCGTGTGACTACACAGCGCACGGAGGATGAGTTTGTGGTGATTGCGGAGGTTGCGTGGTGA
- a CDS encoding DoxX family protein yields the protein MRKFLIGLLGGAGVLHFLRPEPFDSIVPKQVPGSARFWTYASGVGELACAGLLAAPQDKARRAGGLATAALMVAVWPANFQMAVDWNKKTWWHKAIGWGRLPLQLPLISGGWKIWKDPQA from the coding sequence ATGAGAAAGTTTTTGATTGGCCTCCTCGGCGGGGCCGGCGTGCTCCACTTCCTCCGCCCGGAGCCCTTTGACAGCATTGTTCCCAAGCAGGTCCCCGGATCGGCGCGTTTCTGGACCTACGCCTCCGGCGTGGGCGAACTCGCGTGCGCCGGGCTGCTGGCCGCACCGCAGGACAAGGCCCGCCGCGCCGGCGGTTTGGCCACCGCGGCACTCATGGTGGCGGTGTGGCCGGCGAACTTCCAGATGGCCGTCGACTGGAACAAGAAGACCTGGTGGCACAAGGCCATCGGCTGGGGCCGCCTGCCCCTGCAGCTGCCGCTGATCTCCGGCGGCTGGAAGATCTGGAAAGACCCGCAGGCGTAG
- the rimP gene encoding ribosome maturation factor RimP, translating to MAFPTVEELTDRLHVVLRPHGWDLEGVVVTRAGKKSLVRVAVDADQQPDLDHLEAVSQEISTLFDAAEAAGELNFGAGYTLEVTSRGVDAPLNAPRHWRRARHRLVRVTGTDIAGQQVDGVWRIGDVSAAADRVVLVSTTGKTPQVRVLDLDSPYKAVVQIEFAQPPEAQLELTRTDFDNAIAWQEDDK from the coding sequence ATGGCATTCCCTACCGTCGAAGAGCTGACAGATCGGCTGCACGTTGTCCTCCGCCCCCATGGATGGGATCTAGAGGGCGTAGTGGTCACGCGCGCCGGGAAGAAGTCCCTCGTCCGAGTGGCCGTTGATGCTGATCAACAGCCAGATTTAGACCATTTGGAAGCGGTATCGCAGGAGATTTCCACGCTTTTCGACGCCGCCGAGGCCGCCGGAGAGCTCAACTTCGGCGCCGGCTACACCCTGGAGGTCACCTCCCGGGGGGTGGATGCGCCACTGAACGCGCCGCGGCACTGGCGGCGCGCACGCCATCGACTGGTGCGCGTTACTGGCACAGATATCGCGGGACAGCAGGTGGATGGGGTGTGGCGCATCGGGGATGTGTCTGCCGCGGCGGATCGGGTGGTCCTGGTCTCAACGACGGGCAAGACCCCGCAGGTGCGGGTCCTGGATTTGGACTCGCCCTACAAGGCAGTGGTACAAATTGAGTTCGCCCAGCCGCCGGAGGCGCAGCTGGAGCTCACCAGAACCGACTTTGATAACGCCATCGCTTGGCAGGAGGATGATAAGTGA
- a CDS encoding ABC transporter ATP-binding protein has translation MLIIDSLSKTYGKRPAVRDLSFSVPNGQVTGFLGPNGAGKSTTMRMILGLEAADAGTATFDGESLRRHVRPAQVAGALLDATWFHPGRSAWNHIKAMADLQGVPDKRVAQVLEQVGIADAAHKRVGSFSLGMRQRFGLACALLSDPDHVLLDEPVNGLDPAGVQWMRGLIDSLAQEGKAVLVSSHLLGEMQAVADRLVVIGKGALIHEGTLDEFLAGAGHEGVEAEVSDPETLVAALLQRGIAARREQERVVVDGAMSPRDVGTLCSQLGIAVFNLTRREHSLEEAFFQATGESVEFVAK, from the coding sequence ATGCTCATCATCGATTCCCTTTCCAAGACGTACGGCAAGCGGCCCGCGGTCCGTGACCTTTCCTTTAGCGTTCCCAACGGACAGGTCACCGGCTTTTTGGGCCCCAACGGCGCCGGCAAATCCACCACCATGCGCATGATCCTCGGCCTAGAGGCGGCGGACGCCGGAACCGCCACCTTTGATGGCGAATCGCTGCGCCGTCACGTTCGCCCGGCACAGGTCGCCGGGGCGTTGCTCGACGCCACCTGGTTCCACCCGGGGCGCTCCGCGTGGAATCACATCAAGGCCATGGCAGACTTGCAGGGCGTCCCCGACAAGCGGGTGGCCCAGGTGCTGGAGCAGGTGGGTATTGCAGACGCCGCTCACAAGCGAGTGGGGTCCTTCTCGCTGGGTATGCGCCAGCGCTTCGGCCTGGCATGCGCCCTGTTGTCTGACCCGGACCACGTCCTGCTCGACGAACCCGTCAATGGGTTGGACCCGGCCGGCGTGCAGTGGATGCGCGGATTGATCGACTCGCTGGCCCAGGAGGGCAAGGCCGTGTTGGTCTCCTCCCACCTGCTCGGCGAGATGCAGGCCGTGGCGGACCGGCTGGTGGTCATCGGCAAAGGGGCCCTCATCCATGAAGGCACCTTGGACGAGTTCCTGGCCGGCGCGGGCCACGAGGGCGTGGAGGCCGAGGTCTCGGACCCAGAGACCCTGGTGGCGGCGCTGCTGCAGCGCGGGATTGCGGCGCGCCGGGAGCAGGAACGAGTAGTTGTCGATGGCGCGATGAGCCCCAGGGACGTCGGCACGCTGTGTAGCCAGCTGGGCATCGCGGTGTTTAACCTCACGCGCCGCGAGCACAGCCTGGAGGAGGCCTTCTTCCAGGCCACCGGCGAATCGGTGGAGTTCGTGGCCAAATGA
- a CDS encoding YlxR family protein, with protein sequence MVERTAGAQRAATSTSTTRVRTCIATRTRHPEAELLRLTADPADSHMIVPDPRRRAPGRGAWITPTLDALDLAEKRRAIARALKVSAPVDTSRVRAFLEAKDPVRNANNKEKEDRTLMSTR encoded by the coding sequence ATGGTCGAACGCACCGCTGGCGCGCAGCGCGCCGCGACGTCGACAAGCACCACGCGAGTGCGCACCTGCATTGCCACGCGGACCCGTCATCCCGAAGCTGAGCTTTTGAGGTTGACGGCGGATCCCGCTGATTCCCACATGATTGTGCCTGATCCACGTCGTCGCGCCCCCGGGCGAGGCGCGTGGATCACGCCCACGCTCGACGCACTCGACCTGGCTGAGAAGAGGCGCGCCATAGCGCGCGCCCTGAAGGTATCCGCCCCGGTGGATACGAGTCGCGTGCGTGCATTCCTTGAAGCGAAGGACCCTGTGCGCAACGCGAACAACAAGGAAAAGGAAGACCGAACACTGATGAGCACCCGATGA
- the yaaA gene encoding peroxide stress protein YaaA, with amino-acid sequence MLIVLPPSETKRAGGTGSPLELDRLSFASLNPVRAQIARDLSALPVDRAIEVLKISARLRAEAQANTELFSSPTMPAIERYTGVLFDALDAASLPAAARSRITIGSALFGVVAAHDLIPHYRLSGTTKLPRPDGTTPTMKARWTPLLTEALSGCDGLIVDLRSGAYQQLGPVPGALTVRVESVRPDGSRKVVSHFNKRYKGQLARALALAPTPAETPDEVAAIAEQAGLTVEHSGPTQLTVVVAGDPA; translated from the coding sequence ATGCTGATTGTGCTGCCGCCTTCTGAGACGAAGCGTGCCGGCGGCACCGGGAGCCCGCTGGAGTTGGACCGACTCTCCTTTGCCAGCCTCAACCCGGTGCGCGCCCAGATTGCCAGGGACCTGTCCGCCCTGCCGGTGGACCGCGCTATAGAGGTGCTGAAGATCTCTGCGCGCCTGCGCGCTGAGGCGCAGGCCAACACCGAATTGTTCTCCTCGCCCACCATGCCCGCCATCGAGCGCTACACGGGGGTGCTTTTCGACGCCCTCGACGCCGCCTCGCTGCCCGCCGCAGCGCGGTCGCGCATCACCATCGGCTCCGCACTTTTTGGCGTGGTGGCAGCACACGACCTCATCCCCCACTATCGCCTGTCTGGCACCACCAAGCTGCCCCGCCCCGATGGCACGACACCCACCATGAAGGCGCGCTGGACGCCGCTGCTCACCGAGGCGTTGAGCGGCTGCGACGGCCTGATCGTGGACCTGCGCTCGGGGGCTTACCAGCAGCTTGGGCCCGTGCCCGGCGCGCTGACCGTCCGCGTGGAGTCCGTGCGCCCGGATGGCTCGCGCAAGGTGGTCAGCCACTTTAACAAGCGGTATAAGGGCCAGTTGGCGCGGGCCTTGGCGCTGGCTCCAACCCCGGCCGAGACTCCCGACGAGGTGGCCGCCATCGCCGAGCAGGCGGGGCTGACGGTGGAGCATTCCGGCCCAACGCAGCTGACCGTCGTCGTCGCCGGCGATCCTGCTTAG
- the nusA gene encoding transcription termination factor NusA yields the protein MNIDMGALATIESERGIPVEDLLYTIAGALLSAYRTYRGVGASQGDTATAEEGGSTEKARVDIDPQTGAVRVIVTEFGPEGEELSHYDDTPDNFGRIGATAVRDSIIKKMREAETGVAFDAYQHLEQTVVSGVVQRDARANERGIVVVELGTEHDPQDGILLPAEQIPGEKLKHGDRVKAFVVGVNRGPRNLQINLSRTHPELVRGLFELEVPEIADGAVEIVGIAREAGHRSKVAVAPKVRGINAKGACIGPRGQRVRTIMDELGGEKIDLIDYSENPADFIAHALAPSKVVRVEILNAEEQSARVIVPDYQLSLAIGREGQNARLAARLTGWKIDIHSDAE from the coding sequence GTGAATATCGATATGGGTGCGCTTGCCACGATCGAATCCGAACGCGGAATTCCGGTCGAGGACCTGCTTTACACCATCGCCGGGGCGTTGCTTTCGGCGTATCGCACCTATCGGGGGGTCGGCGCGAGCCAGGGGGATACCGCCACTGCTGAAGAGGGCGGCTCCACGGAGAAGGCGCGGGTGGACATTGATCCGCAGACTGGTGCCGTGCGCGTGATCGTCACCGAGTTCGGCCCGGAGGGCGAAGAACTCAGCCACTACGACGACACCCCGGATAACTTTGGCCGCATCGGCGCCACCGCGGTGCGCGATTCCATCATCAAGAAGATGCGTGAGGCGGAAACCGGCGTAGCTTTCGATGCCTACCAGCATCTTGAGCAGACCGTGGTCTCTGGCGTTGTGCAGCGTGATGCGCGGGCCAATGAGCGCGGCATCGTCGTCGTGGAACTGGGCACCGAGCACGATCCCCAGGACGGCATCCTGCTTCCCGCCGAGCAGATTCCTGGCGAAAAGCTCAAGCACGGAGACCGCGTCAAGGCATTTGTTGTTGGGGTCAACCGCGGGCCGCGCAATCTCCAGATCAACCTGTCCCGCACCCACCCGGAGCTGGTTCGCGGCCTCTTCGAGCTGGAAGTCCCGGAGATCGCGGACGGCGCCGTGGAGATCGTGGGCATCGCCCGGGAGGCCGGGCACCGCTCCAAGGTGGCCGTGGCCCCGAAGGTGCGCGGCATCAACGCCAAGGGCGCGTGCATTGGCCCGCGCGGCCAGCGGGTGCGCACCATCATGGATGAGCTCGGCGGCGAGAAGATCGACCTGATCGATTATTCGGAGAACCCAGCCGACTTCATCGCGCACGCCCTCGCTCCCTCTAAGGTGGTCCGCGTGGAGATCCTCAACGCGGAGGAACAATCCGCGCGCGTGATCGTCCCGGACTACCAGCTGTCCCTGGCCATTGGCCGCGAGGGCCAAAACGCGCGCCTGGCTGCGCGGCTGACCGGGTGGAAAATCGATATCCATTCAGACGCGGAGTGA
- the cobA gene encoding uroporphyrinogen-III C-methyltransferase — protein MTVRALRALESAEVILADHLGPGSQLEQCVDLSDKLVIDVSKMPYGKQVSQERINELLIEHARAGRRVVRLKGGDPFVFGRGFEEWVACAAAGVECHVVPGVTSAVAVPGLAQVPVTQRGVVHAFTVVSGHVPPGDPRSKVDWAALAASGATLAIIMGVRHIAAIADTLIAAGLDPDMPAAAIQDGSLSQQRMVRSTVARVAADMREAELGSPAVIVIGEVAGLTLPGA, from the coding sequence ATGACGGTACGGGCCTTGCGGGCTTTAGAGTCTGCGGAGGTGATTCTGGCCGATCATCTGGGGCCGGGCAGCCAGCTTGAGCAGTGTGTGGATCTTTCGGACAAGCTGGTCATTGATGTCTCCAAGATGCCCTATGGCAAGCAGGTGAGCCAGGAGCGCATCAACGAGCTGCTCATCGAGCATGCTCGGGCAGGCCGCAGGGTTGTCCGCCTCAAGGGCGGGGACCCCTTTGTGTTTGGTCGCGGTTTTGAGGAGTGGGTGGCCTGCGCCGCAGCGGGGGTGGAATGCCACGTCGTCCCCGGTGTGACCAGTGCGGTGGCGGTTCCCGGATTGGCGCAAGTCCCGGTGACTCAGCGTGGCGTGGTCCACGCTTTTACTGTGGTCTCAGGCCATGTTCCCCCGGGGGATCCGCGCAGCAAGGTCGACTGGGCGGCGTTGGCTGCCAGTGGGGCCACGCTGGCGATCATCATGGGGGTGCGCCATATTGCGGCGATTGCGGACACGCTGATTGCCGCGGGGCTGGATCCGGATATGCCGGCGGCTGCTATTCAGGATGGTTCCTTGTCGCAACAGCGGATGGTGCGCTCGACGGTGGCGCGCGTGGCAGCAGATATGCGCGAGGCAGAGCTGGGTTCTCCTGCGGTCATCGTCATCGGCGAGGTCGCCGGTTTGACCTTGCCGGGAGCTTAG